The proteins below are encoded in one region of Aquisphaera giovannonii:
- a CDS encoding AAA family ATPase, which translates to MIRKVRVQNYKSLRDVSVDLERFTVFVGANGSGKTSILQAVHNTMRAASRSDADKVFVYAWYGDWIYTRGGQGEWSIECEMAEGRIAVRGQPPLIYPPPPDFIWIYTRGGQGEWSIECEMAEGRIAVRGQPPLIYPPPPDFIGKSKWRFPLVIHRHGALDDVYGLVLVRLDASLMARPSYSQDDPPRMASSGRGLASVLAFMALNDPQGFARLVEMARILIPRLRRIRFRKEPVYRTESELVRFGQDAVKRRDRRKYQGELILFDFDHAENVSARHASEGTILMLGLLTILLGPSRPRVMLLDDLEHGLHPLAQKQMVEVIGQILQQYPDLQILATAHSPYLLNFLSPEQVRIVALGEDGHTRCGRLSDHPEFETWKEEMAPGEMWSLFGEKWLAEQEPAR; encoded by the coding sequence ATGATCCGGAAGGTCCGCGTCCAGAACTACAAGTCGTTGCGGGACGTCTCCGTCGACCTGGAGCGGTTCACCGTCTTCGTGGGCGCGAACGGCAGCGGGAAGACGAGCATCCTTCAAGCGGTGCACAACACGATGCGAGCGGCGTCCCGTAGCGACGCGGACAAGGTATTCGTGTATGCGTGGTACGGCGACTGGATCTACACGCGGGGAGGCCAAGGCGAATGGTCCATTGAGTGCGAGATGGCTGAGGGCCGAATCGCAGTCCGCGGACAGCCCCCTCTCATCTATCCGCCTCCGCCGGATTTCATATGGATCTACACGCGGGGAGGCCAAGGCGAATGGTCCATTGAGTGCGAGATGGCTGAGGGCCGAATCGCAGTCCGCGGACAGCCCCCTCTCATCTATCCGCCTCCGCCGGATTTCATAGGGAAGTCCAAGTGGAGGTTCCCGCTGGTCATACACAGACATGGAGCCTTGGACGACGTCTACGGATTGGTCTTGGTTCGGCTGGATGCGTCGCTCATGGCTAGGCCGTCGTATTCTCAAGACGACCCGCCGCGGATGGCCTCCAGCGGCAGGGGGCTTGCCTCGGTCTTAGCCTTTATGGCTCTCAATGATCCTCAGGGCTTCGCGCGGCTCGTGGAAATGGCCAGGATCCTGATTCCTCGACTTCGTCGCATCCGGTTCCGAAAGGAGCCGGTCTACCGGACCGAAAGCGAGCTCGTTCGGTTCGGGCAGGATGCGGTCAAACGGCGAGATCGTCGGAAATACCAGGGAGAGCTGATCCTTTTCGATTTCGACCACGCCGAGAACGTCTCCGCTCGACACGCCAGCGAGGGAACGATACTGATGCTGGGGCTGCTCACCATCCTGCTCGGTCCGAGTCGGCCGCGGGTCATGCTGCTGGATGACCTGGAACACGGCCTGCACCCACTGGCCCAGAAGCAGATGGTCGAGGTCATCGGGCAGATCCTCCAGCAGTATCCCGACCTTCAGATCCTTGCCACGGCCCATTCGCCGTACTTGCTGAACTTCCTGAGCCCCGAGCAGGTGCGGATCGTCGCCCTCGGCGAGGACGGCCACACCCGCTGCGGGCGGCTCAGCGATCATCCGGAATTCGAGACGTGGAAGGAGGAGATGGCCCCGGGCGAGATGTGGAGCCTGTTCGGGGAGAAATGGCTCGCGGAGCAGGAGCCCGCGAGGTGA